From a region of the Tenggerimyces flavus genome:
- a CDS encoding GNAT family N-acetyltransferase yields the protein MDLRPATNGDAEEVADIWYRGWQDGHLGNVPDELVAIRTEETFHTRAADRVGDTTVATVDGNVAGFVMVVQDEVEQVYVDTTHRGSGVASALLEEAERQVKANGHDRAWLAVAGGNARARRFYERQGWKDEGPFDYPAVTEQGTFPVPCNRYVKKL from the coding sequence ATGGACCTGCGCCCAGCCACCAACGGCGACGCCGAGGAAGTGGCCGACATCTGGTACCGCGGCTGGCAGGACGGCCACCTCGGCAACGTTCCCGACGAGCTGGTCGCGATCCGTACCGAGGAGACGTTCCACACCCGCGCCGCCGACCGCGTCGGCGACACCACCGTCGCGACCGTCGACGGCAACGTAGCGGGCTTCGTGATGGTGGTCCAAGACGAGGTCGAGCAGGTGTACGTCGACACCACCCACCGCGGCTCCGGCGTCGCAAGCGCTCTGCTCGAAGAGGCCGAACGCCAGGTCAAAGCGAACGGCCACGACCGGGCCTGGCTCGCCGTCGCCGGCGGCAACGCGAGAGCGCGGCGGTTCTACGAACGTCAAGGCTGGAAGGACGAAGGCCCGTTCGACTACCCCGCCGTCACGGAGCAGGGCACCTTCCCGGTGCCCTGCAACCGCTACGTCAAGAAGCTCTAG
- a CDS encoding carbohydrate ABC transporter permease — protein sequence MTTMPTAAPPTEPSGEPPSEPGLEAVGTRRFGGARILSDGVPQIFLVAWALLVLLPMLWVLLSSFKNNTEIFSSPFALPAKWQFGTYARAWETANIDQFFLNTVIVVVFGVLFTLLFSSMAAYVLARYEFPGSRIVYYVFLAGMTFPLFLAIVPLFKVTQSLGLFQNLQGLIVVYVAFSLPFSVFFLTAFFQSLPKELAESAFIDGAGHFRTFFQIMLPLAKPGLISIGVFNFLGQWNQYLLPVVLNPQKDDQGSNLLLTQGLADLALKMRYESSPTSVAEMFAGLIIAMIPVLAVYIVFQRRVEEGLTAGALK from the coding sequence ATGACCACCATGCCGACCGCCGCTCCTCCGACGGAGCCGTCCGGCGAGCCACCGTCCGAGCCCGGTCTCGAGGCCGTGGGTACGCGCCGCTTCGGCGGCGCCCGCATCCTGTCCGACGGCGTTCCGCAGATCTTCCTGGTGGCTTGGGCGTTGCTCGTCCTGCTGCCGATGCTGTGGGTGCTGCTGTCGTCGTTCAAGAACAACACCGAGATCTTCTCGTCCCCGTTCGCGTTGCCGGCGAAGTGGCAGTTCGGCACGTACGCGCGGGCCTGGGAGACGGCGAACATCGACCAGTTCTTCCTCAACACCGTGATCGTCGTGGTGTTCGGTGTGCTGTTCACGTTGCTATTCTCGTCGATGGCGGCGTACGTTCTGGCGCGGTACGAGTTCCCGGGCAGCCGGATCGTCTACTACGTCTTCCTTGCTGGCATGACGTTCCCGCTGTTCCTGGCGATCGTTCCGCTGTTCAAGGTGACGCAGTCGCTAGGGCTGTTCCAGAACCTGCAGGGTCTGATCGTCGTGTACGTGGCGTTCTCGCTGCCGTTCTCGGTGTTCTTCCTGACGGCGTTCTTCCAGTCGTTGCCGAAGGAGCTGGCGGAGTCGGCGTTCATCGACGGGGCGGGACACTTCCGGACGTTCTTCCAGATCATGCTGCCTTTGGCCAAGCCTGGTTTGATTTCCATTGGTGTGTTCAACTTCCTCGGGCAGTGGAACCAGTACCTGCTCCCGGTGGTGTTGAACCCGCAGAAGGACGATCAGGGCTCCAACCTGCTGCTGACACAGGGGTTGGCGGACCTGGCGTTGAAGATGCGGTACGAGTCCAGCCCAACGTCGGTGGCGGAGATGTTCGCGGGCCTGATCATCGCGATGATCCCGGTACTCGCGGTCTACATCGTCTTCCAGCGCCGCGTGGAGGAAGGCCTCACCGCGGGCGCGCTGAAGTAG
- a CDS encoding carbohydrate ABC transporter permease: MRKGRWPFIITFLTPPLALYLVFVLSPFIQGVQISLTDWTGLTPTFNYVGLQNYISLFQDAEWWHAVSNNVKLLIVIPIVTLTFSLVLAALLTRGGTGGARSGLAGSKFYRVVYFFPQVLPVVIIAIMFQFIYAPQGGLLEKFLSWIGIDMLSIIPNGPLGNQGIILWAIAFVAIWAGVGFFMVLFIAGMQQIPRELFEAAAIDGASRTRMFFHLTLPLLWGHVQTAIVFIGIGTLDMFGLLSVMARNGLSADSGADVMATQLYRTAFQGNSLFGYASAMATMLLIFSLILAVVTFRITRREKIEY, translated from the coding sequence ATGCGTAAGGGACGATGGCCGTTCATCATCACGTTCCTGACTCCGCCACTCGCCCTGTATCTGGTGTTCGTGCTTTCGCCGTTCATCCAGGGCGTGCAGATTTCTTTGACGGACTGGACGGGGTTGACTCCGACGTTCAACTACGTCGGCCTGCAGAACTACATCAGCCTTTTCCAGGACGCCGAGTGGTGGCACGCGGTCTCCAACAACGTGAAGTTGTTGATTGTCATTCCGATCGTGACACTCACGTTCTCGTTGGTCCTTGCCGCCTTGCTCACACGAGGCGGAACGGGCGGCGCCCGGTCCGGCCTGGCGGGTTCGAAGTTCTACCGAGTGGTCTATTTCTTCCCACAGGTGCTGCCGGTCGTGATCATCGCGATCATGTTCCAGTTCATCTACGCACCGCAGGGCGGACTGCTGGAGAAGTTCCTGAGCTGGATCGGGATCGACATGCTGTCGATCATCCCGAACGGACCACTCGGCAACCAGGGCATCATCTTGTGGGCGATCGCCTTCGTGGCGATCTGGGCCGGCGTCGGTTTCTTCATGGTGCTGTTCATCGCCGGCATGCAGCAGATCCCTCGGGAGCTGTTCGAGGCCGCGGCGATCGACGGCGCGAGCCGGACTCGGATGTTCTTCCATCTGACGTTGCCGTTGCTCTGGGGGCACGTACAGACGGCGATCGTCTTCATCGGCATCGGCACGCTGGACATGTTCGGTCTGCTGTCGGTCATGGCGCGGAACGGCCTGTCCGCCGACAGCGGCGCGGACGTGATGGCGACGCAGCTCTATCGCACCGCGTTCCAGGGCAACTCGCTGTTCGGCTACGCGTCGGCGATGGCGACGATGCTGTTGATCTTCTCCTTGATTCTCGCGGTCGTGACGTTCCGGATCACGCGACGCGAGAAGATCGAGTACTGA
- the ngcE gene encoding N-acetylglucosamine/diacetylchitobiose ABC transporter substrate-binding protein, which translates to MSEDQVSSRLGRRGFLGSAATLGAVAGSPALLAACATGGGGTPTGTENKPTPAVSESADNPFGVDPKAPLDVVIFKGGFSDEYAKYHQTMYKKRFPDAAVKHTGTQDITPQLQPRFVQGSPPDVVDNSGAQALDTTTLATTGQLTVIDDRFLDAPSLDFEGKKIRDTLVDGALDQLTIEGKVYGLPYALNINGIWHNAALFEKNGWEPAKTWDDLMALGVKTKAADLPLWTYQGQYPNYMVTVFAAMVTKHGGNDVMKNIDNLEDGAWSQDAVKAVAEAFFELKSKGYIMRGTASLTHVQAQAQWASGKAAIIPCGSWLKSELGSQLPADFKMAITPTPSLDAGDKLGYEAIPYGTTESFVVPSKGKNVNGGLEYLRTMLSKEAAQKFAELTYTLTVVKGAHDDQDVDTVLKSSLDAYDAAQAAERIQPWRYTGWYVPMKDDIEGAMGQLLTGNLDANGFVARAQKVADRVKKDPKIKKLSR; encoded by the coding sequence ATGAGCGAGGACCAGGTGTCGAGCCGGCTCGGTCGCAGGGGATTTCTCGGGTCGGCGGCGACACTAGGCGCGGTGGCAGGCAGCCCAGCGCTGCTGGCCGCGTGCGCGACCGGAGGTGGCGGTACGCCAACGGGCACGGAGAACAAGCCGACGCCAGCGGTGTCGGAGAGCGCGGACAACCCGTTCGGTGTCGACCCGAAGGCGCCCCTCGACGTGGTCATCTTCAAGGGTGGCTTCAGCGACGAGTACGCCAAGTACCACCAGACGATGTACAAGAAGCGCTTCCCCGACGCCGCGGTCAAGCACACCGGGACGCAGGACATCACCCCGCAGCTGCAGCCGCGCTTCGTGCAGGGCAGCCCACCGGACGTCGTCGACAACTCCGGTGCCCAGGCGCTCGACACCACGACGCTCGCCACGACGGGCCAGCTCACCGTCATCGACGACCGCTTCCTCGACGCGCCGTCCCTGGACTTCGAGGGCAAGAAGATCCGCGACACCCTGGTCGACGGGGCTCTGGACCAGCTCACCATCGAGGGCAAGGTGTACGGCCTTCCGTACGCCCTGAACATCAACGGCATCTGGCACAACGCCGCGCTGTTCGAGAAGAACGGCTGGGAACCGGCGAAGACCTGGGACGACCTGATGGCGCTCGGCGTCAAGACCAAGGCGGCCGACCTGCCGCTGTGGACGTACCAGGGTCAGTACCCCAACTACATGGTCACCGTGTTCGCCGCGATGGTCACCAAGCACGGCGGCAACGACGTGATGAAGAACATCGACAACCTCGAGGACGGGGCCTGGTCGCAGGACGCGGTGAAGGCGGTCGCGGAGGCGTTCTTCGAGCTGAAGTCCAAGGGCTACATCATGCGTGGCACCGCCAGCCTGACGCATGTCCAGGCACAGGCGCAGTGGGCGAGCGGCAAGGCCGCGATCATCCCCTGCGGCTCGTGGCTGAAGAGCGAGCTCGGGTCGCAGCTCCCGGCGGACTTCAAGATGGCGATCACGCCGACGCCGTCGCTCGATGCGGGCGACAAGCTCGGCTACGAGGCGATCCCGTACGGCACGACCGAGTCGTTCGTCGTTCCCAGCAAGGGAAAGAACGTCAATGGCGGCCTGGAGTACCTCCGCACCATGCTCTCCAAAGAGGCCGCGCAGAAGTTCGCCGAGCTCACCTACACGCTGACCGTGGTCAAGGGTGCGCACGACGACCAGGACGTCGACACCGTGCTGAAATCCTCGCTGGACGCGTACGACGCCGCGCAGGCAGCCGAACGCATCCAGCCCTGGAGATACACGGGCTGGTACGTGCCGATGAAGGACGACATCGAGGGCGCGATGGGCCAGCTGCTCACCGGCAATCTCGACGCCAACGGGTTCGTCGCGCGGGCGCAGAAGGTCGCGGACCGCGTCAAGAAAGACCCGAAGATCAAGAAGCTCTCGAGGTAA
- the ngcE gene encoding N-acetylglucosamine/diacetylchitobiose ABC transporter substrate-binding protein has protein sequence MSSIERRDFLRRAAILGAAAGAPATLAACATGGGTPPASNNNPTPAVSADEKNPFGVDPKAALDVVIFKGGFSDEYAKFHESMYKKAYPDSDVKHTGTQDITPQLQPRFVQGSPPDVIDNSGAQAMDYTTLATQGQLTEIGESFTSAPSFDFEGKTIGDTLIDGALVPAEIEGKAYGLPYALNINGLWHDAALFEKNGWEPAKTWDDLMALGEKTKAAKIPLWTYQGQYPGYMVSVFWPMVQKLGGNEVLKNVDNLEDGAWSQDAVKVVAEKFFELKTKGYILPGTAGLTHIQSQAAWAQHKAAMIPCGSWLKSELGSQLPADFKMAIQPTPSVDASDKLPYDAVPWSPGETFIVPSKAKNGPGGLEYLRIMLSKEGAQKFAELTYTLTVVNGAHDDQELDSVLKSSLEVHQAALKVERIDPVKYSGWYVSLKDEVEGAMGQLLTGNLDAAGFIARAQKKADAVKKDPKIKKFQR, from the coding sequence CGGGAGCACCGGCGACGCTGGCCGCATGTGCGACCGGTGGAGGCACCCCGCCGGCCTCGAACAACAACCCCACGCCGGCGGTCTCGGCGGATGAGAAGAACCCGTTCGGCGTCGACCCCAAGGCAGCACTCGACGTCGTCATCTTCAAGGGTGGCTTCTCCGACGAGTACGCGAAGTTCCACGAGTCCATGTACAAGAAGGCGTACCCGGACTCCGACGTCAAGCACACGGGCACCCAGGACATCACGCCGCAGCTGCAGCCGCGGTTCGTCCAGGGCAGCCCGCCGGACGTCATCGACAACTCCGGCGCGCAGGCGATGGACTACACGACGCTCGCCACACAGGGGCAGCTGACGGAGATCGGCGAGAGCTTCACCAGCGCTCCCTCGTTCGACTTCGAGGGCAAGACCATCGGCGACACGCTGATCGACGGCGCGCTCGTCCCGGCCGAGATCGAGGGCAAGGCGTACGGACTGCCGTACGCGCTGAACATCAACGGCCTCTGGCACGACGCCGCGCTGTTCGAGAAGAACGGCTGGGAACCGGCGAAGACCTGGGACGACCTGATGGCGCTCGGCGAGAAGACCAAGGCCGCGAAGATCCCGCTGTGGACGTACCAGGGGCAGTATCCGGGCTACATGGTCTCGGTGTTCTGGCCGATGGTGCAGAAGCTCGGCGGCAACGAGGTCCTGAAGAACGTCGACAACCTCGAGGACGGCGCCTGGTCGCAGGACGCGGTGAAGGTCGTCGCGGAGAAGTTCTTCGAGCTGAAGACCAAGGGCTACATCCTGCCGGGCACCGCCGGTCTCACCCACATCCAGTCGCAGGCGGCGTGGGCGCAGCACAAGGCCGCGATGATCCCCTGTGGCTCGTGGTTGAAGAGCGAGCTCGGGTCGCAGCTTCCGGCGGACTTCAAGATGGCGATCCAGCCGACGCCGTCGGTCGACGCGAGCGACAAGCTGCCGTACGACGCGGTGCCGTGGAGCCCGGGTGAGACGTTCATCGTTCCCTCCAAGGCGAAGAACGGTCCCGGTGGTCTGGAGTACCTGCGGATCATGCTCTCCAAGGAGGGCGCGCAGAAGTTCGCCGAGCTGACGTACACGCTCACCGTGGTGAACGGCGCGCACGACGACCAGGAGCTCGACAGCGTGCTCAAGTCGTCGCTCGAGGTGCACCAGGCGGCGCTGAAGGTCGAGCGGATCGACCCGGTGAAGTACTCCGGTTGGTACGTCTCGCTCAAGGACGAGGTCGAGGGCGCGATGGGCCAGCTGCTCACGGGCAACCTCGACGCGGCCGGCTTCATCGCGCGGGCGCAGAAGAAGGCCGACGCGGTCAAGAAGGACCCGAAGATCAAGAAGTTCCAACGCTGA